In Myxococcus guangdongensis, one genomic interval encodes:
- a CDS encoding aldo/keto reductase — MSTLPSFSPRRALGRTGFVATAVGIGDIADRSTPREVLVATLTRALDAGLNVIDTAPNYEEGLSEEVVGEALRGRREGVFLIDKVDVLDAPVGPQVAASLKRLGHAHVDLFVFHAVSELSAWESLAAPGGGLEQLGECVRAGQARFRGISSHHPEVLRQAVLSGLCDVVMFPLGPFVDARYVEDVLPLARARGVGVVSFKTFGAGKLLGDTEGYGRPLESRPRGKVGSGGRDDREAPLLPHLGVEECVRYTLTLDPDVMLMGMSHPNEQDAALAAAHAWRPLTPEALEDVRARATRAIDGKGAVWWNPTSA, encoded by the coding sequence ATGTCCACGCTCCCTTCCTTCTCGCCCCGCCGCGCGCTGGGCCGCACCGGCTTCGTCGCCACGGCGGTGGGCATCGGTGACATCGCCGACCGCTCGACGCCGCGCGAGGTACTCGTCGCCACGCTCACGCGCGCGCTGGACGCGGGGCTGAACGTCATCGACACCGCGCCCAACTACGAGGAGGGCCTGAGCGAGGAGGTGGTGGGCGAGGCGCTGCGGGGGCGGCGCGAGGGCGTGTTCCTCATCGACAAGGTGGACGTGCTCGACGCGCCGGTGGGGCCTCAAGTCGCGGCGAGCCTGAAGCGGCTGGGGCACGCGCACGTGGACCTGTTCGTCTTCCACGCCGTGTCGGAGCTGTCCGCGTGGGAGTCGCTCGCGGCGCCCGGTGGGGGGCTCGAGCAGCTGGGGGAGTGCGTGCGCGCGGGGCAGGCGCGCTTCCGGGGCATCTCCAGCCATCATCCGGAGGTGCTGCGCCAGGCGGTGCTGTCCGGGCTGTGCGACGTGGTGATGTTCCCGTTGGGGCCCTTCGTGGACGCGCGCTACGTGGAGGACGTGCTGCCGCTGGCGCGCGCTCGCGGCGTGGGCGTGGTGTCGTTCAAGACGTTCGGCGCGGGCAAGCTGTTGGGCGACACGGAGGGCTATGGCCGACCGCTGGAGTCGCGTCCCCGGGGCAAGGTGGGCTCGGGCGGACGGGATGACCGGGAGGCGCCGCTCTTGCCGCACCTGGGCGTGGAGGAGTGCGTGCGCTACACGCTGACGTTGGACCCGGACGTCATGTTGATGGGGATGAGCCACCCCAACGAGCAGGACGCGGCGCTCGCGGCGGCCCACGCGTGGCGTCCGCTCACGCCCGAGGCGCTGGAGGACGTGCGCGCGCGCGCGACGCGGGCCATCGACGGCAAGGGCGCCGTGTGGTGGAACCCGACCTCGGCCTGA
- a CDS encoding alkaline phosphatase PhoX encodes MRLGRRDFLRLSALGGSALAFGPGFWKAAYAAPAQAGPGPYGALSSSPDVNGLRLPAGFTSRIIARSGHGVGHTGYVWHPAPDGGACFTRPEGGYVYVSNSEAVSGGVSAVRFDAGGGVLAAYRILAGTRLNCAGGPTPWGTWLSCEEHPTGWVWECNPSRPSQGVERPALGAFPHEAVAVDPVGKRLYLTEDQPEGRLYRFTPSVWPRLSEGTLEAAKVSGDALAGEARLSWVRCSPAKSVTRQPDVAARTTAFDGGEGCWYDGGTVYFTTKGDNRVWAHTPATGRLEVIYAASLLPFAPLTGVDNLVVSRSGDLFVAEDGGTMDLCLITPGPQRVVSSFLRLRGHSGSELTGPAFSPDGRRLYFSSQRGTTNSINEGVTFEVSGPFR; translated from the coding sequence ATGCGGCTCGGTCGTCGTGACTTCCTTCGTCTCTCCGCGCTCGGAGGGAGCGCGCTCGCCTTCGGCCCTGGGTTCTGGAAGGCGGCCTACGCGGCGCCGGCCCAGGCGGGTCCGGGGCCCTACGGCGCCCTCTCCAGCTCACCGGACGTCAACGGCCTGAGGCTGCCGGCGGGCTTCACCTCGCGCATCATCGCGCGCTCGGGGCATGGGGTGGGGCACACCGGCTACGTGTGGCACCCGGCGCCGGACGGGGGCGCCTGCTTCACGCGGCCGGAGGGCGGCTACGTCTATGTCTCCAACAGCGAGGCCGTCTCTGGCGGAGTCAGCGCGGTGCGCTTCGACGCGGGCGGCGGGGTGTTGGCGGCGTACCGCATCCTCGCGGGCACGCGGCTGAACTGCGCGGGCGGGCCCACGCCGTGGGGCACGTGGCTGTCGTGCGAGGAGCACCCCACCGGGTGGGTGTGGGAGTGCAACCCGTCAAGGCCGTCCCAGGGCGTGGAGCGGCCGGCGCTCGGCGCGTTCCCGCACGAGGCGGTGGCGGTGGACCCGGTGGGCAAGCGGCTCTACCTGACGGAGGACCAGCCCGAGGGGCGGCTGTACCGCTTCACGCCGTCGGTGTGGCCCCGGTTGTCGGAGGGCACGCTGGAGGCCGCGAAGGTGTCGGGCGACGCGCTGGCGGGCGAGGCCCGACTGTCCTGGGTGCGGTGCTCGCCGGCGAAGTCCGTGACGCGCCAGCCGGACGTCGCGGCGCGCACGACGGCGTTCGATGGCGGCGAGGGCTGCTGGTACGACGGCGGCACCGTCTACTTCACCACCAAGGGGGACAACCGGGTGTGGGCGCACACGCCGGCGACGGGGAGGCTGGAGGTCATCTACGCGGCGTCGCTCCTGCCGTTCGCGCCGCTGACGGGCGTGGACAACCTGGTGGTGTCGCGCTCGGGGGACCTCTTCGTCGCCGAGGACGGCGGCACCATGGACCTCTGTCTCATCACCCCGGGGCCCCAGCGCGTGGTGTCGTCGTTCCTCCGGCTGAGGGGGCACTCGGGCTCGGAGCTCACCGGGCCGGCCTTCAGCCCGGATGGGCGGCGGCTGTACTTCAGCTCGCAGCGCGGCACCACGAACTCCATCAACGAGGGCGTCACGTTCGAGGTGTCCGGTCCCTTCCGCTGA
- a CDS encoding DUF5985 family protein yields MLHSMLSGAVAMAWLACALFFLRFWRQSHDRLFAFFALSFAVLGVNSVVAALIDAQDERRYYIYVARLVAFLIILYAIWDKNRASRRG; encoded by the coding sequence ATGCTCCATTCCATGCTCAGCGGCGCGGTGGCGATGGCGTGGCTGGCGTGCGCGCTGTTCTTCCTGCGCTTCTGGAGGCAGTCGCACGACCGGCTGTTCGCCTTCTTCGCGCTGTCGTTCGCGGTGCTCGGCGTGAACTCGGTGGTGGCCGCGCTCATCGACGCGCAGGACGAGCGGCGCTACTACATCTACGTGGCCCGGCTTGTCGCCTTCCTCATCATCCTCTACGCCATCTGGGACAAGAACCGCGCGAGCCGACGCGGCTGA
- a CDS encoding DUF5985 family protein, whose translation MAEAVYILCALTSIACAVLLLRAWKRSQSRLLLWSGLCFVGMAVSNTLLFIDLVVLPTTIDLYVPRQLATLASASILLYGLIWDAS comes from the coding sequence ATGGCTGAAGCGGTCTACATCCTCTGCGCCCTGACGAGCATCGCGTGCGCGGTGCTGCTCCTGCGCGCGTGGAAGCGCAGCCAGTCGCGGCTCTTGCTGTGGAGCGGGCTGTGCTTCGTGGGCATGGCGGTGAGCAACACCCTGTTGTTCATCGACCTGGTGGTCCTGCCGACGACGATTGATTTGTACGTGCCCCGTCAGCTCGCCACGCTGGCGAGCGCCTCCATCCTGCTGTACGGCCTCATCTGGGACGCCTCGTAG
- a CDS encoding response regulator, which yields MSAGPVSILMVDDQPEGLLALEATLAPLGLRLVTARSGREALRHLLSQDFAAILLDVVMPGMDGFETASLIRERERSRHTPLLFLTALSRGQLPELRAYAVGAVDYLLKPYEPEILRSKVGVFADLYRKTELVKRQAEVLRETERREHEGELAEAQRRVEAERARAREELLRREMETHRNQQRWLEAVLAALPTPLALVEPGTGQTLLANRAAQGLAGGGLAYREAPGLHEGLVVRGLAGHVLSTDERPLMRAARGEALQGFHVDWEWGGQQGSVRAFSTWLPRMHGRPETVLLALLDVAAPSATLQLVEGIKQLVPAHLGQEGVEGPLPVRQGERARDASPQEPEHPVARKG from the coding sequence ATGAGCGCGGGGCCCGTGTCCATCCTCATGGTCGACGACCAGCCCGAGGGGCTGCTCGCGCTGGAGGCGACGCTCGCGCCGCTGGGGCTCAGGCTGGTCACCGCGCGCAGCGGCCGCGAGGCCCTGCGCCACCTGCTCTCCCAGGACTTCGCCGCCATCCTCCTGGACGTCGTCATGCCGGGCATGGACGGCTTCGAGACGGCGAGCCTCATCCGCGAGCGCGAGCGCAGCCGCCACACCCCGCTGCTCTTCCTCACCGCCCTGTCGCGAGGCCAGCTCCCGGAGCTGCGCGCCTACGCCGTGGGCGCGGTGGACTACCTGCTCAAGCCCTACGAGCCCGAAATCCTCCGCTCCAAGGTGGGCGTCTTCGCGGACCTCTACCGCAAGACGGAGCTGGTGAAGCGCCAGGCGGAGGTGCTGCGGGAGACCGAGCGGCGCGAACACGAGGGCGAGCTGGCCGAGGCCCAGCGCCGCGTGGAGGCCGAGCGCGCCCGCGCCCGCGAGGAGCTCTTGCGCCGGGAGATGGAGACGCACCGCAACCAGCAGCGGTGGCTGGAGGCCGTGCTCGCCGCGCTGCCCACGCCGCTCGCCCTGGTGGAGCCCGGCACCGGTCAGACGCTGCTGGCCAACCGCGCGGCCCAGGGGCTCGCGGGCGGAGGGCTGGCGTACCGCGAGGCGCCGGGCCTCCACGAGGGCCTGGTCGTGCGAGGCCTGGCGGGCCACGTGCTCTCCACGGACGAGCGGCCCCTGATGCGCGCGGCCCGCGGCGAGGCCCTCCAGGGCTTCCACGTGGACTGGGAGTGGGGCGGACAGCAGGGCTCGGTGCGCGCCTTCAGCACCTGGCTGCCCCGGATGCACGGTCGTCCGGAGACGGTGCTCCTCGCCCTTCTGGACGTGGCGGCCCCCAGCGCCACGCTGCAGCTTGTGGAAGGAATCAAGCAGCTTGTGCCCGCCCACCTGGGACAGGAGGGCGTGGAGGGCCCGCTTCCCGTGAGGCAGGGCGAGCGGGCGAGGGACGCGTCCCCGCAGGAACCTGAACATCCCGTTGCGAGAAAAGGTTGA
- a CDS encoding chemotaxis protein CheB yields the protein MSVGLLVVGAPRGAAADLETLLSALPAHLPAPVVVTLHRGPHDRLVEPLGRRCALPVVEPDDKDDLVPGRVYLAPWGYHLLVDRGSVSLSVEPPEHGCRPAIDALFESAADSHGAAAAGLLFGGHDDGLAGLGLLQARGGRVALVGGEDVEVLDTEVERLSLHDVGGWLARLAYVSRGRVQP from the coding sequence ATGAGCGTGGGGTTGCTGGTGGTGGGCGCGCCCCGTGGCGCCGCGGCGGACCTGGAGACCCTGCTGTCGGCGCTGCCGGCGCACCTGCCGGCGCCCGTCGTCGTGACTCTGCACCGGGGGCCGCACGACCGGCTGGTGGAGCCCTTGGGCCGCCGCTGCGCGCTGCCGGTGGTGGAGCCGGACGACAAGGACGACCTGGTGCCCGGCCGCGTGTACCTGGCGCCGTGGGGCTACCACCTGCTGGTGGACCGGGGCTCGGTGTCGCTGTCGGTGGAGCCTCCCGAGCACGGCTGCCGGCCCGCCATCGACGCGCTCTTCGAGTCCGCGGCGGACAGCCACGGCGCCGCGGCGGCGGGGTTGCTCTTCGGCGGCCATGACGACGGCCTCGCGGGGCTGGGCCTGCTCCAGGCGCGCGGCGGCCGCGTGGCGCTGGTGGGCGGCGAGGACGTGGAGGTGCTCGACACCGAGGTGGAGCGGTTGTCGCTCCATGACGTGGGAGGATGGCTCGCGCGACTGGCCTACGTGTCGCGCGGCAGGGTGCAGCCATGA
- a CDS encoding CheR family methyltransferase: MSAGAQSAALETLEAELLLEGVARHWGFDLRSHSRPQLLRRLRRHLREERLESFSALQARVLHDGEALEGLLRALSCTPPALFSDAAFFRDFRSRVVPVLRTWPSVRVWHAGCGTGEDTYALAVLLHEEGLWGRCRLYASDASEGLLADARTGVVPLPDEDCARRHAESGGKGSLSEHYTRDGNWALIHPKLRDGIFFTQHNLTIDGSFNEFHVIVCRDTLLSFNRALHNRVHSRLYESLARFGFLCLGRKESLSRTPHAHAFEELEGSGRIFRRVS; the protein is encoded by the coding sequence GTGAGCGCCGGGGCCCAGTCCGCGGCGCTGGAGACGCTGGAGGCGGAGCTCCTGCTGGAGGGCGTGGCCCGACACTGGGGCTTCGACCTGCGCAGCCACTCACGTCCGCAGCTGCTCCGGCGGCTGCGACGCCACCTGCGCGAGGAGCGTCTGGAGTCCTTCTCCGCGCTCCAGGCCCGCGTGCTCCACGACGGCGAGGCGCTGGAGGGGCTCTTGCGCGCGCTGTCCTGCACGCCGCCCGCGCTCTTCTCCGACGCGGCCTTCTTCCGTGACTTCCGCTCGCGCGTGGTCCCCGTGCTGCGCACCTGGCCGTCGGTGCGCGTGTGGCACGCGGGCTGCGGCACGGGCGAGGACACCTACGCCTTGGCTGTCCTCCTGCACGAGGAGGGGCTGTGGGGGAGATGCCGGCTGTACGCGTCCGACGCGAGCGAGGGGCTGCTCGCGGACGCGCGCACGGGCGTGGTGCCCCTGCCCGACGAGGACTGCGCGCGCCGCCACGCGGAGTCGGGGGGCAAGGGGTCGCTGTCGGAGCACTACACGCGCGACGGCAACTGGGCGCTCATCCACCCGAAGCTGCGCGACGGCATCTTCTTCACCCAGCACAACCTGACCATCGACGGCTCGTTCAACGAGTTCCACGTCATCGTGTGCCGGGACACGCTGCTGTCCTTCAACCGCGCGCTGCACAACCGCGTGCACTCACGGTTGTACGAGAGCCTGGCCCGCTTCGGCTTCCTGTGCCTGGGGCGCAAGGAGTCGCTGTCGCGCACGCCACACGCCCACGCCTTCGAGGAGCTGGAAGGCAGCGGCCGCATCTTCCGGAGGGTGTCATGA